DNA from Sphingopyxis sp. DBS4:
CACACCGCCGTCGAGGTCAAATGTACGGCTGAAGCCCAGGGGATTACACCAGGCGCCTATCATCCGGGTTATGTGCTCGCGACCGGAAGATATTGGCTGTCCCAGGTCGACGAGCCCACCGTGACCACCGTCACGCGTAATGAAGGCCAATGCGCATCGCTGGCGGCAGATTCGATGTGCGAGCAGCAAAGCGAAGTCTGCACATCAAGCGATCCCGTTACCCGGATCGTGAATGGTGTACCGGTCACCCAGCCATGCTGGGCCTGGGCGCGGACTTACGAGTGCAACCGGATAACCACTGGACACAACGACTGCGGTACGCTCGAGGCCAATGGCGCCTGCACCTATGTCCGAACCGAATGTCTCGATGAAGAGCCAAATGGCGCGTGTGCGGTGGAGGAGCGGGTTTATCGTTGTCCGACGCCCGGCAGTGCGGTCAGTGATGCGCCGCAATATATCTGTGGCGACGATGTCTACTGCATCAATGGCGACTGCGAACCGATTGTCCGCGAGGCGTCGACGGAGTTCAAGGACGCGCTGGTCGCGCTGCATGCGATCGATCGGGCGGGCAAGGAATTCGACGAGAATAACTTCACCGTTTTCCAGGGCACGCGCGAGACCTGCCACAAACCGGTGTTCGGCCTCATCAACTGCTGCGCCGGCAAGGTGTCCGGCCTGTTGACCGTCGGCGCCGGGGCGGCGGCACTGGCCGGTGGGCCGACCGCGATCGCGGCGATGGCAACTCCGTTCCTGACGCTCTTCGCGTGCTCCCAGAGCGAGATGAGGCTCGATATCAAGGACCGCATGGGCTTTTGTCACAAGGTCGGGACTTATTGCTCCTCAAGCTTTCTTGGCATCTGCAAGACCCGGCGCACGGCCTATTGCTGCTTCGAGAGCAAGCTCAGCCGGATCCTCCAAGAGCAGGGAAGGGTCCAGCTCGGAAAACCCTGGGGCGCCCCGAAGCGCGAGCAATGTCACGGATTCACGATCGAAGAGTTCGCGCGTCTCGATCTCTCGGTGATGGATTTCACCGAAGTCTATGCCGAGTTCGTGGATGCCGCGCGGCTTCCCGACGAAGTCGAGACCATGACCCAGATCCAGCAGAAGATTGAGGATTATTATGACCTCCACGGCACATGACACGGCTGCACACTCCGCCGGTCTGCGCCGGCCGTTGTTACTGCCCCGCCACCGTTCGCATTCCTCGTCGCGAACGGCCTCCTACCGGACCCATCATTCCCATTCCCTTCCGCGCTCCGTCCCTGCGCTTCGGGGGCTGTTCCCGAAAGGACGTCCATTGATGGTTAGAATATTGGCCGCGCCGCTCCTGGCGCTTTCGCTCGCCAGCATGGCGACGCCCGCTCTGGCGCAATCGCACGGTCCCTCTTCGGATGGCGTTGAGCGGCATGAGGCTCACGACGCCTTCTACTGCGCCGAACGCCGGCTGGGGCAGTGGTTCTATTGCAGCAAGCCCAAGCCAGCCGAGCAGGAAAAGGCGGCTGCGGTTCCGCCGCAGAGTTCGGTCGAGCGGATGGCTGCGATCACGCGCCAGCTCGATGAACTGAAGGCGCGTGCGATCCTGGAGCCGACCGACGAGAATGTGGTCGCCTATGTCCGGTTCCAGCGTGAACAGCTCGATCGCGCATCGACCTTTTCCGACACCTGGCAGCGCGCCCTGTGGCAGAACCCGGATCTCGACTACACGCTGCAACGCCCGGTCTCGACGGTGGGCAAGCGCGCCTGGCTCGACAATCGGCGTGCGGACCGCGATGCGGTGATGGCGAACCTCAGTCAGCGCTACGGCCTTTTCTATTTCTACGCGCAGAGCTGCGGCGCCTGCGACCTTTTCTCACCAATCCTGCGCTCGGTGGCGGACAGCCATCGCATGGCCGTGATGGCGGTTTCGATGGATGGCGGACCGAGCCGCGATTTCCCGAACTATGTCGTGGACGCTGGCCAGCGGGCGCGAATGGGGATTCCGGGCAATGAGACGCCGGCGCTGGTGCTCTTCGACACGATGACGCGGCGGACCATTCCGGTGGGCTACGGCATTCTGAGCGCCGACGAGATCATGGACCGCATTTTCGCGCTGACGAACACCAAGGTGGGGAGCGACTTCTGATGGGACGGGATCGCCGCAGCGGCCTTATGCGCCGCGCACTTCGCTCGACGGCAGGATGGATTGGCATGCTCGCCGCGGCCAATCTCGCCTTTATCGGCACGGCGCAAGCCGATGTCGCATCCGAGATGAACAACTTCTTCTCCGACGCCGGGGGAGCAGCCAATGTTACCGGGCCATCGGCGTTCCAGGGGCAGTCGGCTGGCTACTATTCGCTCGGCAATGTCTGGACGCGCTTTCCGCAGAAGAGCGTCCAGCCCTTCAATCTTCAGCTTCCCAGCGCACGCGCCGGTTGCGGCGGGATCGATCTCTTCAGCGGGAGTTTCTCGTTCATCAATGCGAGCGAGATCATTGCGATGCTCAAGGCGACCGCCAACAACGCGCTTGGCTTCGCCTTCAAGCTCGCGATCGATTCTGTGTCGCCCGAGATTGGCAAGGTCATGGACGAGTTCAGCCAGAAGGCGCAGCTCCTGAACCAGATGAATATCTCGAGCTGCGAGACGGCGCAGGCGCTGGTTGGCGGCATCTGGCCGCAGATGGAAACGACCCGCGCGACGATCTGTGAGGCGGTGGGCAACAGCCAGGGCGTCTTCTCCGACTGGGCGGCCGCGCGCCAGGGCTGCAACAACGGCAACCGGCGGGACGCGACGATCGCGGGCAATACCGACGCGTCGATGAAGGACCAGCTGGTTGGCGAACCACACAATTATACCTGGGAAGCCCTCAGAAAATCCGCCAAGTTCGGCGCCTTCGACAAGACTTTCTCGGAATATGTGATGACGCTTGTCGGCACGGTGGTGACGACGCCGTCGACTGATCCCAGCGTCGGCGGGAAGGTCGTGATGTTCGGGCCGGCGGAGGAAGCGGTGGTCACCGCGCTTCTCGACGGCACAGCCGATGCGCCGCCGGTCAAGATCCTGCGTTGCAACGACGAGAACTGCTACGACGTCGGCGAGCAGACGCTCTCGGTGCCCGCGTCTTCCGCGCTGCGGCCGCGGATCGCGACGATGATCCGGTCGATGAGCGACAAGATCCGCTCGGACACGCCGCTCGATGCCGCCGAGAAGCAACTCCTCAATCTCGCAACCGTGCCGATCTACAAGATTCTTAGCGTGCAGGCCTATGCGCATTACGCGCTGACGCAGGGCGAGATCGAGACGCTCTCCGAGATCGTCGCCGTCGACCTTCTATCGGCGATGCTCGACAACATGCTCGACCGGGTCGAGCAGGCGAAAGTCCATTACCAGACCTTCGACCAGGAGACGGCGGCGCAGTGGAAGCAGCAGATTGCAGCAACACGTGCGAAGTTCAGTCAGCGCGATGTCAGGCTGAACAACAAGCTGCAGGTGACGATGCAGATTATCAATCGCAGCGTCATGCTGGAATCGACGCTCCAGAATTCGATGTCACCGGGGATGGCCGCTGCGCTGAATTTCTCGCGCGGGCTCAATGCCCAGGGGTTGAACTAGGCGGCTGAACTAGACGCGGGGCAGGTCAATGCTTGAGGTCTTTACGGTTGGGGGCGGCGAGTATCTCGTAAACATCTTCAACGCGGTCGCAGCCTGGTCGGGGGGAGGGGGCTATCGTTCGCTCATCCGCGTCGTCATGGTCATGGGCCTCATCTATTCATTGCTTGTGGTCGCTTTCACGCTGAACTGGAAGGCCTGGATGAACTGGTTCCTCCAGGCGACGGCAATATACCTGTGCCTGATGGTCCCGACGATCGACATCAAGGTCACCGATCGCATCAACCCGAGCCTCGCGCCGGCGACAGTCGACAATGTCCCGCTGGGGCTAGGGGTCCTCGCCAGCTTCACGACACAGATCGGTGACTGGCTGACGCGGACGGCCGAGACGGTCTTCGCCATGCCGAGCGAACTCAACTATAGCACCAATGGCATGGTCTATGGCGCGCGCCTGTTTGATGCGACGCGCAACTTCATCATCCGTGATGCGGAGTTCTCGACCAATCTCGAAAACCACTTCAAGAACTGCCTGTTCGGCGACGTCATGCTCTATCAGAAATCGCTCACCAATCTGGCGACGGCGACCGATCTCTGGACCGCCGTTGGGCCGGGGTCGGAGGCGCGGTCACAGCAGTGGCTCGAGCGCCAGGGCGACGGGACGGTCAACAGTTTCATCATCACCTGCAGGCAAGCCTATCAGGCGCTGGACGCGCAGTGGGGGCCGATGATCGAGGCGAACACGCCTCTCTGGGGGAAAGAGGTCTATCCCAAGCTGAGCAACGCTCTGGCGGCGGACAAGCTCAAGCATGACGTGCCCATCGTCAGCGCGGCATTCACGGGCTCGGGAGGAGGCTATGCGGAGGTGATGCGCCAGAACACGGCAATCAACGCTTTCATGCAGGCCCGCAATGCGATGTCGGGCGGGACCGGCGCGGCGTCAATCGACACATTCGCGCAGACCCGCGCCGATATTCAGGCCCGCAACACCTATAATTCGATTGCCCAGCAGGCGATGGCGTGGGTGCCGATCCTCAATATCGTGCTGACGGTGGTCTTTTTCGCGATGTTTCCGATCGTGTTCCCATTGTTCCTGATGCCGCAGACCGGGATTTCGACGCTCAAGGGCTATGCGACTGGCTTCTTCTATCTTGCCGCCTGGGGCCCGCTTTACGTCATTCTTCATATGATCTGCATGACGCGGGCGACGTCGGCGGCGACGGGCGTTGCCGGCGGCGGCGTGTCGCTCGCGAGCTATGCCGGGATAGGTGCCGTCAACGGCGAGACCGCGACGATCGCCGGTTTCATGCTCATGAGCGTGCCGTTCCTTGCCGCGGGCCTCGCGCGCGGAGCGATGTCGATCGCCGGACACTCCATGTCCATGCTGGCGCCTGCCCAGAATGCGGCCGAGGCGGCCGCGCTCGAGCAGACGACCGGAAACTATTCCTATGGAAATGTCAGCTGGGCGAATGCGACGTCGAACATGCGCCAGGCCGATCAGTGGACCACCGCTCCAACATACATGGGCGGTGGGGCGAGCTTCGGTTGGCGTCAGGACAATGGTGCGATGGTGACGGGCTTCGGCAATGGGCAAGAGGTCTATGATACATCCGCGGCGATTTCGCGGCTTGCTTTCACGCCGACCATGACATCTGGATCGGTGGCTGAATGGCGCGAGATGGCCAGCGAGGCCCATCGTCAGGCGCGCGCTTATGAAAATGCGGCCAACGAGGTCCTGACGGCGACCCATGCCAACCGCAGCGCGTTCGGCACCTCGACCGAACACAGCCGAGGGTGGGATTCGAGCAGCGGCAGCCAGGCAAATAGCTCAGTCGAGCAGTTCGATCGGCGCACGGGGAGCAGCTCGCAGGGTATCGAGGAACGTTCGACGATTTCCCAGAGCGAGCGGGTGTCGGGACGACACGACCGGCAAGCCCAGATTTCCGATCAGGTCAGCGGGACCATCGGCGCGGGCGCCGGCGGGCGCGGCAAAGGCGGAGGAGGTGGTAGAGGGCTACCAGGCATTAGCGGCAGTGTTTCCAAGTCGGGTAGTCAGATGGACACCATGAACTGGACCACCGATGATTCCCGGAGCAGCGAGAACGGGAATACATCGTCGAGTGGTGTCCGGGACGAGCATGCGAATGGAATGGGTGCCTCGATGTCGGAGGGCACCTATGTGCGCAGCGGCGTCTTCGCTCGGGCGGCGACGACGGACTCTTCTTCGATGAGCACCGAGGATTCGCTGGCACTCGCCAAATCCTATTCGGAAACCGCGCGCCGGCTTGATGAGTTGTCGCAGCAGCTCTCGCGGGATGCGAGCTATGCCGAGACGCACGGCATGCAATTGAGCGAGAATCTGAGCCAGGATCTCGCTCAATGGTACCGCCAGCAGCAGGTCGCGAACCCTGGGCTTGACGCGCCCGAGTTGTGGGCGACCGATCTGACGGCTCAGCAGCGGGCGGTCCGGCAGGAGATGATCACGCGCTGGATGGCGGACAAGCAGGCCTCGATCCGGGGCGAGATTGAAGGGCGGTTGCAGGCTCCCGATCTGGTCGATGTACACCGCCCCTCGGTCGACAGTGCGGCCGATGTGCGCGCGGCGTATCGGCCGCGGGGCCTGGGCGGCCTGCCT
Protein-coding regions in this window:
- a CDS encoding conjugal transfer protein TraN → MSVRAALIALLAALTVAAQAAAQMSVEEARQEGRSLGNEKRQDSTLVPIDNARAEAVPGYGGTSLPQGAYFNNPERMEAEAAATRSSNEQYRITTDADRTRPTFSNTEILETTARATAVENDPSTFLAGESYSGSSGTCTPLPPATGSDGYYETSCNAGSKVTTDNRTCSISLDVRSETRSIYTYYAGRLSFMPADGGPYPARAAFDDEIASGVCWESRPIDYCDNMSAYGYTAADTCKSLGHTAVEVKCTAEAQGITPGAYHPGYVLATGRYWLSQVDEPTVTTVTRNEGQCASLAADSMCEQQSEVCTSSDPVTRIVNGVPVTQPCWAWARTYECNRITTGHNDCGTLEANGACTYVRTECLDEEPNGACAVEERVYRCPTPGSAVSDAPQYICGDDVYCINGDCEPIVREASTEFKDALVALHAIDRAGKEFDENNFTVFQGTRETCHKPVFGLINCCAGKVSGLLTVGAGAAALAGGPTAIAAMATPFLTLFACSQSEMRLDIKDRMGFCHKVGTYCSSSFLGICKTRRTAYCCFESKLSRILQEQGRVQLGKPWGAPKREQCHGFTIEEFARLDLSVMDFTEVYAEFVDAARLPDEVETMTQIQQKIEDYYDLHGT
- a CDS encoding conjugal transfer protein TraF gives rise to the protein MVRILAAPLLALSLASMATPALAQSHGPSSDGVERHEAHDAFYCAERRLGQWFYCSKPKPAEQEKAAAVPPQSSVERMAAITRQLDELKARAILEPTDENVVAYVRFQREQLDRASTFSDTWQRALWQNPDLDYTLQRPVSTVGKRAWLDNRRADRDAVMANLSQRYGLFYFYAQSCGACDLFSPILRSVADSHRMAVMAVSMDGGPSRDFPNYVVDAGQRARMGIPGNETPALVLFDTMTRRTIPVGYGILSADEIMDRIFALTNTKVGSDF
- a CDS encoding conjugal transfer protein TraH, yielding MLAAANLAFIGTAQADVASEMNNFFSDAGGAANVTGPSAFQGQSAGYYSLGNVWTRFPQKSVQPFNLQLPSARAGCGGIDLFSGSFSFINASEIIAMLKATANNALGFAFKLAIDSVSPEIGKVMDEFSQKAQLLNQMNISSCETAQALVGGIWPQMETTRATICEAVGNSQGVFSDWAAARQGCNNGNRRDATIAGNTDASMKDQLVGEPHNYTWEALRKSAKFGAFDKTFSEYVMTLVGTVVTTPSTDPSVGGKVVMFGPAEEAVVTALLDGTADAPPVKILRCNDENCYDVGEQTLSVPASSALRPRIATMIRSMSDKIRSDTPLDAAEKQLLNLATVPIYKILSVQAYAHYALTQGEIETLSEIVAVDLLSAMLDNMLDRVEQAKVHYQTFDQETAAQWKQQIAATRAKFSQRDVRLNNKLQVTMQIINRSVMLESTLQNSMSPGMAAALNFSRGLNAQGLN
- a CDS encoding conjugal transfer protein TraG N-terminal domain-containing protein yields the protein MLEVFTVGGGEYLVNIFNAVAAWSGGGGYRSLIRVVMVMGLIYSLLVVAFTLNWKAWMNWFLQATAIYLCLMVPTIDIKVTDRINPSLAPATVDNVPLGLGVLASFTTQIGDWLTRTAETVFAMPSELNYSTNGMVYGARLFDATRNFIIRDAEFSTNLENHFKNCLFGDVMLYQKSLTNLATATDLWTAVGPGSEARSQQWLERQGDGTVNSFIITCRQAYQALDAQWGPMIEANTPLWGKEVYPKLSNALAADKLKHDVPIVSAAFTGSGGGYAEVMRQNTAINAFMQARNAMSGGTGAASIDTFAQTRADIQARNTYNSIAQQAMAWVPILNIVLTVVFFAMFPIVFPLFLMPQTGISTLKGYATGFFYLAAWGPLYVILHMICMTRATSAATGVAGGGVSLASYAGIGAVNGETATIAGFMLMSVPFLAAGLARGAMSIAGHSMSMLAPAQNAAEAAALEQTTGNYSYGNVSWANATSNMRQADQWTTAPTYMGGGASFGWRQDNGAMVTGFGNGQEVYDTSAAISRLAFTPTMTSGSVAEWREMASEAHRQARAYENAANEVLTATHANRSAFGTSTEHSRGWDSSSGSQANSSVEQFDRRTGSSSQGIEERSTISQSERVSGRHDRQAQISDQVSGTIGAGAGGRGKGGGGGRGLPGISGSVSKSGSQMDTMNWTTDDSRSSENGNTSSSGVRDEHANGMGASMSEGTYVRSGVFARAATTDSSSMSTEDSLALAKSYSETARRLDELSQQLSRDASYAETHGMQLSENLSQDLAQWYRQQQVANPGLDAPELWATDLTAQQRAVRQEMITRWMADKQASIRGEIEGRLQAPDLVDVHRPSVDSAADVRAAYRPRGLGGLPAGPGKGQPSEAAEIIDAGKAELVGTRAAAQTMRGQRVQGAAEVQGEVSRGRDHGFFHDPKLRE